Proteins found in one Triticum urartu cultivar G1812 chromosome 4, Tu2.1, whole genome shotgun sequence genomic segment:
- the LOC125550387 gene encoding protein CASP has protein sequence MDPSPAQAAAAERDRSPPPPPPPPPSSSASPLAVVCSFWKDFDLEKERSGLDEQGLKIAENQETSQKNRRRLAENTRDFKKASPDDKLSLFNSLLKSYQEEVDNLTKRAKFGENAFLNIYQKLYEAPDPYPALASMSDQDQKLSELETENRKMKLELEEYRAESAHLKNQQATIRRLEERNRQLEQQMEEKVREMVEMKQRSLAEDSQKTLEALKDRERALQDQLRQATESVKNMQKLHESAQSQLFELRTQSEEDRTAKEAEVSLLMDEVERAQSRLVSLEREKGDLRSQLQTTNEDTSNNSDYVDPSDILESSLNAKEKIISELNAELRNIESTLSSEKEMHVNEVKKLTALLSEKETAITELKKELQERPTTRLVDDLKKKVQILQAVGYNSIEAEDWELATNGEEMSKLEALLLDKNRKMEHELTQLKVKISEKSSLLEEAERKIAELTSKVEEQQKLILKLEDDILKGCSSTDRRISLLNDWDLQEIGSNEVSEGTDPRNSSPDQDQSSMLKVICNQRDRFRTRLRETEEELRRLKEKYEMLAVELEKTKADNVQLYGKIRYVQDYSHEKIVSRGPKKYAEDIESGSSDVETKYKKMYEDDINPFAAFSRKEKDQRYKELGIRDKITLSSGRFLLGNKFARTFIFFYTIGLHLLVFTLLYRMSALSYLSITPAHDEIILDAGNQTLSHMP, from the exons ATGGACCCCTCGCCGGCCCAGGCGGCCGCGGCGGAGCGCgaccgctcgccgccgccgccccctcccccgcCCCCGTCCTCCTCCGCGTCGCCTCTCGCCGTCGTCTGCAGCTTCTGGAAAG ACTTCGATTTGGAGAAAGAAAGAAGTGGGTTGGATGAGCAGGGTTTAAAGATTGCGGAGAATCAAGAGACGAGCCAGAAGAACCGACGTAGACTTGCTGAGAATACTCGGGACTTCAAGAAGGCATCTCCAGATGACAAGCTTAGTTTGTTCAACTCATTGCTTAAGAGTTACCAGGAGGAAGTTGACAATCTCACAAAGAGAGCAAAGTTTGGAGAAAATGCATTTCTCAACATCTATCAGAAGCTCTATGAAGCCCCTGATCCATATCCAGCTCTTGCTTCTATGTCT GATCAAGACCAGAAACTATCTGAACTGGAGACTGAAAACCGGAAGATGAAACTTGAGCTTGAAGAATACCGGGCGGAATCTGCGCACCTAAAGAACCAACAGGCGACGATTAGGCGACTTGAGGAGCGAAACCGCCAACTAGAACAACAG ATGGAAGAAAAAGTTAGAGAGATGGTTGAAATGAAACAGCGAAGCTTGGCAGAAGATAGTCAGAAAACTCTCGAAGCCCTGAAAGATAG GGAACGGGCGTTGCAGGACCAACTAAGGCAAGCTACAGAAAGTGTCAAGAATATGCAGAAGTTACATGAATCGGCACAAAGCCAATTGTTTGAGCTTCGTACTCAATCAG AGGAGGACCGGACAGCAAAGGAAGCTGAAGTGAGCCTTCTGATGGATGAAGTTGAACGCGCTCAATCACGATTAGTTAGCCTTGAAAGAGAAAAG GGGGATTTACGGTCTCAGTTGCAGACAACAAATGAAGACACAAGTAATAATAG TGATTATGTGGACCCAAGTGATATACTTGAGAGTTCTTTGAATGCCAAGGAGAAGATTATATCAGAGTTGAATGCAGAACTGCGTAACATTGAAAGTACTTTATCAAGTGAGAAAGAAATGCATGTGAATGAAGTAAAGAAGTTGACTGCTTTACTCAGTGAGAAG GAAACTGCGATAACGGAGTTGAAGAAAGAACTTCAAGAAAGACCTACGACTAGACTAGTTGATGATCTCAAGAAAAAGGTTCAGATTTTGCAG GCTGTTGGGTACAACTCAATTGAAGCTGAAGACTGGGAGCTAGCAACTAATGGTGAAGAAATGAGCAAACTGGAAGCTTTGCTTCTTGATAAGAACCGCAAAATGGAGCATGAACTTACACAGTTGAAG GTTAAAATATCAGAGAAGTCAAGTCTTCTTGAGGAAGCCGAGAGAAAGATCGCTGAACTAACTTCAAAGGTTGAAGAGCAGCAAAAATTGATTCTGAAACTTGAGGATGACATATTAAAG GGCTGCAGTTCAACTGATAGGAGGATTTCTCTTTTGAATGATTGGGATCTTCAAGAAATAGGCTCAAATGAAGTATCGGAG GGTACTGATCCAAGGAATTCATCACCAGACCAAGATCAAAGTTCCATGCTCAAGGTCATCTGCAATCAGAGGGACCGTTTCCGTACACGATTACGTGAAACTGAAGAG GAACTGAGGAGATTAAAAGAGAAGTATGAAATGCTAGCTGTAGAATTGGAAAAAACAAAAGCTGATAATGTTCAATTGTACGGAAAGATTCGATACGTCCAGGACTACAGTCATGAGAAGATTGTTTCTAGAGGACCAAAGAAG TACGCAGAAGATATTGAAAGTGGTTCTTCAGATGTTGAAACAAAGTACAAGAAAATGTACGAGGATGACATAAATCCTTTTGCAGCTTTCTCGAGGAAG GAAAAGGATCAAAGATACAAGGAACTTGGTATAAGAGATAAGATCACTCTCAGTAGTGGCCGTTTTCTCCTCGGTAACAA ATTTGCCCGGACATTTATATTCTTCTACACTATTGGATTGCATCTCCTTGTGTTCACACTGCTGTACAGAATGTCAGCTTTGAGCTATCTGAG CATAACACCTGCACATGATGAGATCATCCTCGACGCTGGCAATCAGACACTATCGCATATGCCCTGA
- the LOC125550388 gene encoding 14-3-3-like protein A: MSTAEATREENVYMAKLAEQAERYEEMVEFMEKVAKTADVGELTVEERNLLSVAYKNVIGARRASWRIISSIEQKEESRGNEAYVASIKEYRTRIETELSKICDGILKLLDSHLVPSATAAESKVFYLKMKGDYHRYLAEFKAGAERKEAAENTLVAYKSAQDIALADLPTTHPIRLGLALNFSVFYYEILNSPDRACNLAKQAFDEAIAELDSLGEESYKDSTLIMQLLRDNLTLWTSDNAEEGGDEIKEAASKPEGEGH; this comes from the exons ATGTCTACCGCTGAGGCAACCCGTGAGGAGAATGTGTACATGGCCAAGCTTGCCGAGCAGGCTGAGCGTTACGAAGAAATGGTCGAGTTCATGGAGAAGGTGGCAAAGACCGCTGATGTTGGTGAGCTCACTGTTGAGGAGCGCAACCTGCTCTCTGTTGCTTACAAGAATGTGATTGGTGCCCGGAGGGCTTCCTGGAGGATCATCTCCTCCATTGAGCAGAAGGAGGAGAGCCGTGGGAACGAGGCCTATGTTGCTTCAATCAAGGAGTACCGTACCAGGATTGAAACTGAGCTCAGCAAGATCTGTGATGGCATCCTCAAGCTTCTGGACTCCCACCTTGTCCCCTCTGCCACTGCAGCAGAGTCCAAGGTGTTCTATCTGAAAATGAAGGGTGACTACCACAG GTACCTTGCGGAGTTCAAGGCGGGCGCTGAGAGGAAAGAAGCAGCTGAGAACACTCTTGTAGCATACAAGTCAGCCCAG GACATCGCGCTTGCTGACTTGCCTACCACCCACCCGATAAGGCTTGGACTTGCACTCAACTTCTCAGTGTTCTACTATGAGATCCTGAACTCTCCAGACCGTGCTTGCAACCTTGCCAAGCAG GCATTTGATGAAGCTATTGCTGAGCTGGACTCCCTCGGCGAGGAATCCTACAAGGACAGCACCTTGATTATGCAACTTCTTCGTGACAACTTGACTCTCTGGACCTCCGATAACGCA GAGGAGGGTGGTGATGAGATCAAGGAAGCCGCCTCAAAGCCTGAGGGAGAGGGGCACTGA